The following is a genomic window from Thermostichus vulcanus str. 'Rupite'.
GTAATCTTGCGAATTGGTTGAGAGTTTATACTATTCCTGAACTATCGATAGGTCTATCCCGACTCATCGAGAAGTTAAATTCATCCCGATGGCCTTGGATGTCTACCTCAATCCTGTTCTCCTCTGCTTAGAGTGACGAAAGAGGGATATTGCATAACAAGTGGATCAAAATGAACGGGAAGGGCGCTCTAGGATCCCGCCGCCCAGCAGTAGATCCCCGTGGTACCAAACGGCGGCCTGTCCGGGGGTGACGCCAAACTGGGGTTCTTCAAACTGCAAACGCACTCGGTCTTCGGATTCTGGGATCAACGTCGCTGCCACCGCAGCCGTCCGATAGCGCACCTGCACCTCCACCGGCAGGGGATCCCTGGCAGGTGCCATCGAGACCCAATTCACCTGCTTTACCGTCGCTTCCGTCTGGGTGGCTTCTTCCCGTGTCCCAACAATGACTCGGTTCATGGCCGCATCAATGCGCACCACATAAAGCGGATGGGGGGCGGCAATACCCAAACCCTTGCGCTGACCGACGGTGTAGTGGTGAATGCCCTCATGGGATCCCAGTACCCGTCCTTGGGTATCGACGATGTCCCCTGGCTTTTGCCCGAGGTACTGATCCAAAAAGTTCCGCATCGAGCCGTGGGTTTCGATCAAACACAGATCCTGGCTTTCCGGCTTGGCGGCGGTGGCCAGACCATACTGAGCTGCGATCTCACGGGTTTGAGCTTTGGTGTATTCCCCCAACGGAAACAAGGTTCCGGCCAGGTGCTCTTGGCTGAGGTCGTAGAGGAAATAGGATTGATCTTTTTGCCGATCCACCGCCCGCAGCAATTGGTAACGCCCCGACTCGGCATCGAAACGCACCCGCGCATAGTGGCCGGTGGCGATCTGCGGGATCCCGAGCGTTTCTCGGGCATAGGCGAGCAAGGGGCCAAACTTCACCGTTTTGTTGCATTGGGAGCAAGGCAGGGGAGTAATACCATCTGCATAGCCCGCCACCAAGTAATCCACAATGTTGGCTTGAAACACCTCGCGGCTATCCACCACATGGTGCGGGATCCCCAACTGTTCACAAATGGTGGCCGCATCCACCAAGCCATCGGTACAGCACTGACCCTTCCCTTTCATCAACCAAAGAGTAACCCCTTCAACGGCATAGCCCTGTTCGTGCAAAATCGCTGCCACCGTCGAACTATCCACCCCGCCGGAGAGGGCCGCCACAATGCGAGGCCGTTGGGTCGGAACAGTCGAGGAGGTTGTCGAGGTCAGGAGAGAATGGCTGCTCGCGTCAGCAGGAGAAAGTCCTATCACCATGAATCGGCTAACGGGTTCAGGATTTCTACTCTAGCCTTCTTCAGTCTGGCTGAGTGGGGATCCCTCTTCTGGGCATTCGTACAGTTCCAAGGGCAGATGATCCGGATCTTGGAAGAAGGTGAAATAGCGGCCCGTTAACTCATCTTTCCGAATCGGCTCCACCGGGATCCCTCGTGCGGTTAACTCTTTGACAGCCGCTGACAAGTCCGGCACTCCAAAGGCCAAATGACGCAGCCCACAAGCCTCTGGGTATTGAACCCGTGCCGGTGGATTGGGAAAGGAAAACAGCTCCAGTTGAGTCTGCTCGCCAACTTGCAAATCCAGTTTGTAGGATTGCCGTTCTGCGCGGTAGGTCTCCCGCAAGATGGGAAGGCCCAAAATCTGCGTATAAAAGTGCTTGGAACGGCGGTAGTCCGAACAAATCAGAGCAATGTGGTGAATCCGGTTTAGTTGCACGAAAGTTGAGTCCCTAGCCAATCCAGATCCTCATACCATCAGGATGCCTGAAACCTTCAGGGATCCCTAATGTTCGGCGGCCACAATCCGGGCATTGAACCCCGCTTCAGACAAAGACCGTTGGGCCTGTTCTGCATTAGAACGTTGCTGGTAGGTGCCCACTTGAATCACGGAGCCCCGCACAAACGCATCTGGGGCATATTGTTGCAGCCGGGGCAATACCTCTTCTCCCGCCGGTACCACCACCCAAAAACTCTGGGCCTCGGAGATTGGGGGGCTTGAAGGGGAAGCTGGAGCGGGATTAGCGGCTGTGGTAGGAACGGGATCCCGTTGTAGCAGCGGTTGAGAACGACGCAGATCCGCTGGGAAAACCCCTGCTTCGTAGCCTTGGCTGGCCAGATAACGCACCTGTTCTTCTGCTGCCTGGGCATTGGCGAACCCGCCGGTACGCACCACCCGCAAGTCATCGTAAATGAGAGGTAGGGATCCGGCAATTAACTTTTCCAGAGCAGATAGTTTCTCGCCGGTTGGATCTGCCACCAGTACCCAGTAGTTCTCTCCTTGCTCTGGGTTCGCCAAGATGGGATCTGTCGCCGGGAAGGACTCCGTCCCCATCTCCGCTACTGCCACGGCCACCGCCGGTAGTCCTCGAGCTGTTAACCAACGGGCTTGGTCTTGAGCCAGGGAGAGGCGAGAAAACTCCCCGGTTCGCAGGGCTGTTTCCCCCTGGTAT
Proteins encoded in this region:
- a CDS encoding VOC family protein gives rise to the protein MQLNRIHHIALICSDYRRSKHFYTQILGLPILRETYRAERQSYKLDLQVGEQTQLELFSFPNPPARVQYPEACGLRHLAFGVPDLSAAVKELTARGIPVEPIRKDELTGRYFTFFQDPDHLPLELYECPEEGSPLSQTEEG
- the mnmA gene encoding tRNA 2-thiouridine(34) synthase MnmA; this translates as MVIGLSPADASSHSLLTSTTSSTVPTQRPRIVAALSGGVDSSTVAAILHEQGYAVEGVTLWLMKGKGQCCTDGLVDAATICEQLGIPHHVVDSREVFQANIVDYLVAGYADGITPLPCSQCNKTVKFGPLLAYARETLGIPQIATGHYARVRFDAESGRYQLLRAVDRQKDQSYFLYDLSQEHLAGTLFPLGEYTKAQTREIAAQYGLATAAKPESQDLCLIETHGSMRNFLDQYLGQKPGDIVDTQGRVLGSHEGIHHYTVGQRKGLGIAAPHPLYVVRIDAAMNRVIVGTREEATQTEATVKQVNWVSMAPARDPLPVEVQVRYRTAAVAATLIPESEDRVRLQFEEPQFGVTPGQAAVWYHGDLLLGGGILERPSRSF
- a CDS encoding sporulation protein, producing MRNSPFATLSGSLGGFWLTVALTSPAAFALTRYQVHVLSGTAADLAQVQTHVPDAYWVQGDDEVFILAGTFINRNHAQRRQTELERLGLQVRVVSRAETDPPLPPARVTPPNSAPSAASSRQPENGLRPAVANVPASTLPSSQPSSPSQRPFVTQVPNPTQDPRLEEQVRRFFPGATVVEYQGETALRTGEFSRLSLAQDQARWLTARGLPAVAVAVAEMGTESFPATDPILANPEQGENYWVLVADPTGEKLSALEKLIAGSLPLIYDDLRVVRTGGFANAQAAEEQVRYLASQGYEAGVFPADLRRSQPLLQRDPVPTTAANPAPASPSSPPISEAQSFWVVVPAGEEVLPRLQQYAPDAFVRGSVIQVGTYQQRSNAEQAQRSLSEAGFNARIVAAEH